One segment of Fusarium falciforme chromosome 13, complete sequence DNA contains the following:
- a CDS encoding Ribonuclease H-like protein, giving the protein MASQAALSSARSSVLDSIETQSSPYPISDFDSSPAPSSQLESETSELDGPSLDDWNRIDWKLLPYYTREPRSKKDRGWWWSHGFKVRNSKARKINSEVSWLCLHCIRKKRTILSNFCFVASGSGNIKRHLSTHGFRDPENKNRPQTGKKIESYLQADLASPNDQRLIANLLGHFCPEGLRLLLLDWVTYHNLPFRTVDTPRFQRILQYISPVVKNEDLPSRQLLRKMLMDEYQRAIGPVTELLQTARSQIHFSFDGWTSRKNFSFLGINANFIDCDWRHQKLLLSLNPLSSRHCGNNLADEVADTLSFWKIEKQIGYFTLDNASNNDTAMEFLGKEFGFDDKERRLRCAPHILHRVVRAMLYGNSKVNAEVIATTPEEIGDDISDEDEGVAIRHALRAVDQYATTDEDEDDEDDISDGSDESDEVDNEPVIVDPFEPIEANFSVLFSPTAPGLQAFRESGPMGKLHNMGVALHRSSQLHDLFIQAQIEVARQVAKESNLDTEEPIPTLEFVHNVVTRWQSDRAMIKRALLLRRPTNYFFHTIEEKWNIAGAKAKDRPLVLDCRLSAQDWEIIKTFDLILEPFEVVTKQLQGNGQPDKRSTTGAFHEYLPCFELLLDHLEEAVQGRVLKENAEGEMEIINIFTDVGVETRRLIKVFIKLAWQRLDKYYHLMTPIAYVAAVVFHPCKKWRLVEQMWNGLPTRRSVEWTEDYQSRIRALWTAKYKDNPTRFNQPRVNPVAHQSYIQRRLNRKIGPYRSTITQTPATVLDEYERYIVEEPIDSAQFETDPISWWKLNESRFPALSVMAVDFLSILSSSSESERTFSSAGIQSSYVRSRLSRSTISQQQCLRSWGKEGIYEPRVQLDQAEDDFTEHAMDIS; this is encoded by the exons ATGGCCTCCCAAGCCGCACTCTCGTCCGCTCGTTCCAGCGTTCTTGATTCCATCGAGACCCAATCTTCCCCGTACCCAATCTCTGACTTCGACTCAAGCCCGGCACCCTCCTCCCAATTGGAGAGCGAAACCAGCGAATTAGACGGACCTTCCCTCGACGATTGGAATCGAATTGATTGGAAGCTCCTCCCATATTATACCCGCGAACCACGAAGCAAGAAGGATCGGGGCTGGTGGTGGAGTCATGGCTTCAAGGTCCGTAATTCAAAGGCAAGGAAGATTAACTCGGAGGTTTCTTGGCTCTGCCTCCATTGTATCCGGAAGAAAAGGACGATTCTGTCGAACTTCTGCTTTGTTGCCTCTGGAAGCGGGAATATTAAGAGGCACCTCAGTACTCATGGTTTTCGA GACCCTGAAAATAAGAATCGCCCCCAAACAGGCAAGAAGATCGAATCCTATCTCCAAGCCGACCTTGCCTCCCCAAACGACCAACGACTGATCGCCAACCTTCTTGGTCATTTTTGCCCTGAGGGACTTCGTCTTCTCCTACTCGACTGGGTCACCTACCATAACTTGCCCTTCCGAACAGTCGATACTCCTCGCTTCCAACGAATCCTTCAGTATATCAGCCCAGTGGTCAAGAACGAAGATCTTCCGAGTAGGCAGCTGCTGAGGAAGATGCTCATGGACGAGTATCAGAGAGCTATTGGCCCTGTCACGGAGCTTCTACAAACCGCACGCAGCCAGATCCATTTCTCGTTTGATGGTTGGACTTCGCGCAAGAATTTCTCATTTCTTGGTATCAACGCGAACTTCATTGACTGCGATTGGAGGCACCAAAAGCTACTCTTGTCGCTTAATCCCTTATCATCAAGACATTGTGGTAACAACCTGGCCGATGAGGTAGCTGATACCCTGTCGTTTTGGAAGATCGAGAAGCAGATTGGCTATTTCACGCTTGACAACGCTTCGAACAACGATACAGCGATGGAGTTTCTTGGAAAGGAGTTCGGTTTTGACGATAAGGAACGACGCTTAAGATGTGCTCCACACATTCTTCATCGGGTAGTACGCGCCATGCTGTACGGAAATAGTAAGGTCAACGCGGAAGTGATCGCAACTACCCCCGAGGAAATCGGCGATGACAtcagcgacgaggacgagggggTCGCTATTCGTCACGCCTTGCGAGCCGTGGATCAATATGCAACCacggacgaggatgaagacgatgaagacgatATAAGCGATGGAAGTGATGAAAGCGATGAGGTTGACAACGAGCCTGTTATTGTTGATCCTTTCGAGCCCATCGAGGCGAACTTCTCTGTCCTATTTAGTCCTACTGCCCCCGGACTACAAGCCTTCAGGGAAAGTGGCCCAATGGGGAAACTTCACAATATGGGCGTTGCACTTCACCGAAGTTCACAGCTTCATGATCTGTTTATTCAAGCCCAG ATCGAAGTAGCTAGACAGGTAGCCAAAGAGAGCAATCTCGATACTGAAGAACCCATCCCTACTCTCGAGTTTGTCCACAACGTAGTGACACGCTGGCAGTCGGACAGAGCGATGATAAAACGAGCCTTACTCCTTCGACGCCCGACCAATTACTTCTTCCATACAATCGAGGAGAAGTGGAATATAGCCGGTGCCAAAGCTAAAGATCGgcctcttgttcttgatTGTAGGCTTTCCGCCCAGGATTGGGAGATCATCAAGACTTTCGACCTTATTCTGGAACCCTTCGAAGTCGTAACAAAACAACTTCAAGGAAACGGTCAGCCAGACAAGCGATCAACTACCGGCGCCTTCCACGAATACCTTCCTTGTTTTGAACTGCTTTTGGACCACCTTGAGGAAGCAGTTCAAGGACGGGTCCTCAAAGAGAACGCAGAAGGCGAAATGGAGATCATCAACATATTCACCGATGTAGGAGTTGAAACTCGCCGGCTTATCAAAGTCTTCATCAAACTCGCGTGGCAACGGCTCGACAAATACTACCACCTCATGACGCCAATTGCGTACGTTGCCGCCGTTGTTTTCCATCCCTGCAAGAAGTGGAGACTTGTTGAACAAATGTGGAATGGGCTTCCAACTCGTCGATCAGTGGAATGGACGGAAGATTACCAAAGCCGGATCAGGGCTCTTTGGACGGCTAAATATAAGGACAACCCTACCCGATTCAATCAGCCAAGAGTAAATCCGGTAGCCCATCAATCGTATATTCAACGACGGCTCAACAGGAAGATCGGGCCCTATCGGTCAACTATAACTCAGACGCCCGCCACTGTTCTTGATGAGTACGAGCGATATATCGTGGAAGAGCCTATCGATAGTGCTCAGTTTGAGACTGATCCGATTTCTTGGTGGAAACTCAATGAGTCGAGGTTTCCTGCCCTCTCTGTAATGGCTGTGGATTTCCTCTCGATCCTCTCGTCCTCGAGTGAATCAGAAAGGACCTTCAGTAGCGCAGGCATACAATCATCATATGTACGAAGCCGCCTGAGTAGGTCTACTATTAGCCAGCAACAGTGTCTTCGATCGTGGGGAAAGGAGGGTATCTACGAGCCAAGGGTGCAGTTGGATCAGGCTGAGGATGACTTCACTGAGCACGCCATGGACATATCGTAG